The Salvelinus fontinalis isolate EN_2023a chromosome 24, ASM2944872v1, whole genome shotgun sequence genome has a segment encoding these proteins:
- the LOC129822555 gene encoding clustered mitochondria protein homolog isoform X3, producing MVSKTDDIQASVPNCNVNTVDLAEGETPDHQETKAPNKDPCACGHSASTVVMNGGRAHYHSEEESKQDGGGDMDGGEDSNEQEVIVIQDTGFTVKIQAPGTEPFDLQVSPQEMVQEIHQVLMDREDTCHRTCFSLQLDGNVLDNFAELKSIEGLQEGSLLKVVEEPYTVREARIHVRHIRDLLKSLDPSDAYNGVDCNSLSFLSVFTDGDLGDSGKRKKKGSDLEQIDCTPPEHILPGSKERPLVPLQPQNKDWKVIMTPMQCLKVLTMSGWNPPPGNRKMHGDLMYLYMVTVEERHISITASTRGFYLNQSTTYTFNPKPANPSFLSHSLVELLSQISPAFKKNFTVLQKTRVQRHPFERIATPFQVYSWTAPQVDHTMDCVRAEDAYTSRLGYEEHIPGQTRDWNEELQTTRELARKNLPERLLRERAIFKVHSDFAAAATRGSMAVIDGNVMAINPGEETRMQMFIWNNIFFSLGFDVRDHYRELGGDAAAHAAPTNDLNGVRAYGAVDVEGLYTLGTVVVDYRGYRVTAQSIIPGILEREQEQSVIYGSIDFGKTVVSHGKYLELLERTSRPLKVQRHNVLNEKDESVELCSSVECKGIIGNDGRHYILDLLRTFPPDLNFLPVEGEELSPESVRHGFPRQHRHRLACLRQELIEAFVEHRYLLFMKMAALQLMQQKANKESKMATLTENSSPEAAVPALPSTENPDASAKSSETSTETLTDGKSDAVQIETTSTSDAPQPAATEATTIGAAPKAEQTTETDSPSAAATTINASQATPTEDNVVPTVTTNGPLVPVATAIQNGECESPLEGKAEDSIPGLAQAKELAESLAAEDGSVIDPKSREVVLNACKAVGSISNTSFDIRFNPDIFSPGVRFPEDSVDDIQKQKQLLKDAAAFLVSCQIPSLVKDCLDHSALPMDGATLTEALHQRGINVRYLGNVLEFVDKTPAKAQLEHFYRIGISELITRCAKHIFKTYLQGVELSALSAAVSHFLNCFLSSFPDAVAHLPADELVSRRKNRKRRNRVPGGGDNTAWASLTPSELWKNIVSEAQSYYNFTLHCENADQVVEKYALQKITLLREISIKAGIQILIKEYNFDSRHKPAFTEEDILNIFPVVKHVNPKASDAFHFFQSGQAKVQQGYLKEGCELINEALNLFNNVYGAMHVEICACLRLLARLNYIMGDHHEALSNQQKAVLMSERVLGVEHPNTIQEYMHLALYCFANGQLSTALKLLYRARYLMLMVCGEDHPEMALLDSNIGLVLHGVMEYDLSLRFLENALAINSKYHGPRSLKVALSHHLVARVYESKAEFRSALQHEKEGYTIYKNQVGEAHEKTKESSEYLKYLTQQAVALQRTMNEIYKNGSNASIMPLKFTAPSMASVLEQLNIINGIIFIPLSQKDLENLKAEVQRRQQLQESGKSLEELTVDGPLELEDKMPMDVNVD from the exons ATGGTGAGCAAGACGGATGACATCCAGGCGTCAGTACCCAACTGTAATGTTAACACAGTTGATCTTGCAGAAGGAGAGACGCCAGACCACCAAGAGACCAAGGCACCAAACAAGGATCCTTGTGCGTGTG GGCACAGTGCAAGCACAGTGGTGATGAATGGGGGCAGGGCCCACTATCATTCGGAGGAGGAGTCCAAGCAGGATGGGGGTGGTGACATGGACGGTGGGGAGGATTCTAACGAACAGGAAGTGATTGTGATTCAGGATACAGGTTTCACCGTGAAAATCCAGGCACCCGGGACGGAGCCTTTTGACCTCCAG GTTTCACCCCAGGAGATGGTGCAGGAGATCCACCAGGTGTTGATGGACCGTGAGGACACCTGTCATCGTACCTGTTTCTCCCTGCAGCTGGACGGCAACGTGCTGGATAACTTTGCTGAGCTCAAATCCATCGAGGGCCTGCAGGAGGGCTCCCTTCTCAAAGTAGTGGAAG AGCCCTACACAGTGCGCGAGGCCCGTATCCATGTGCGTCATATCAGAGACCTGCTGAAAAGCCTGGACCCATCTGATGCCTACAATGGAGTGGACTgcaactctctctccttcctcagtGTCTTCACCGACGGGGACCtaggag ACAGTGGTAAGCGGAAGAAGAAGGGCAGTGATCTGGAGCAGATAGACTGTACCCCTCCAGAACACATCCTACCTGGCAGCAAAGAACGCCCCCTGGTGCCCCTCCAGCCACAGAACAAGGACTGGAAGGTAATAATGACG CCCATGCAGTGCCTGAAGGTCCTGACTATGAGTGGCTGGAACCCCCCCCCTGGCAACAGGAAGATGCATGGTGATCTGATGTACCTGTATATGGTGACTGTTGAGGAGAGACACATCAGTATCACCGCCTCCACACGTGGCTTCTACCTCAACCA GTCGACCACCTACACCTTCAACCCCAAGCCAGCCAACCCCAGCTTCCTGAGCCACTCGTTGGTTGAGCTGCTGAGCCAGATTAGCCCTGCCTTCAAGAAGAACTTCACTGTCCTGCAGAAGACAAG GGTCCAGCGGCATCCGTTTGAAAGGATAGCCACACCCTTCCAGGTGTACAGTTGGACCGCCCCCCAGGTGGACCACACCATGGACTGTGTCAGAGCTGAGGACGCTTACACCTCCCGTCTAGGCTACGAGGAACACATACCTGGACAG ACGCGAGACTGGAATGAGGAGTTGCAGACGACCAGAGAGCTGGCCCGGAAGAACCTGCCTGAACGCCTGCTGAGAGAGAGGGCCATCTTCAAG gtcCACAGTGACTTTGCGGCTGCTGCCACTCGCGGTTCCATGGCGGTGATCGACGGCAACGTGATGGCCATCAATCCTGGTGAGGAGACGCGTATGCAGATGTTTATCTGGAACAACATCTTTTTCTCTCTGGGCTTCGACGTCCGCGACCACTACCGTGAGCTGGGCGGAGACGCTGCTGCGCACGCTGCACCCACCAATGACCTCAACGGTGTCCGGGCTTATGGGGCCGTAGACGTGGAGGGGCTGTACACCCTGGGGACAGTGGTGGTGGATTATCGTGGTTACCGTGTCACGGCCCAGTCGATCATCCCtggcattctggagagagagcaggagcagAGCGTTATCTACGGGTCTATCGACTTTGGGAAGACAGTGGTGTCTCATGGGAAGTACCTGGAGCTTCTGGAGAGGACCAGTCGACCACTCAAG GTCCAGAGACACAATGTGCTGAATGAGAAGGATGAGTCCGTGGAGCTGTGTTCCTCTGTTGAGTGTAAGGGCATAATTGGCAACGATGGACGCCACTACATCCTGGACCTTCTGAGGACTTTCCCCCCCGACCTGAACTTCCTGCCTGTGGAAGGAGAGGAGCTTTCCCCTGAGAGTGTGCGGCATGGTTTCCCCCGCCAGCACCGCCACCGTCTGGCCTGCCTCCGACAGGAGCTCATTGAGGCCTTTGTCGAGCACAG ATACCTCCTCTTCATGAAGATGGCAGCACTCCAGCTGATGCAGCAGAAAGCTAACAAGGAGAGCAAGATGGCCACCCTGACAGAGAATAGCAGCCCTGAGGCAGCCGTTCCAGCCCTGCCCTCCACGGAGAACCCTGATGCTTCAGCCAAGTCCTCAGAAACTTCCACAGAAACCCTCACTGACGGCAAGTCAGACGCAGTCCAGATAGAGACCACCTCCACCTCTGATGCCCCTCAGCCAGCAGCAACAGAAGCCACCACCATAGGAGCAGCCCCCAAGGCAGAACAAACAACAGAAACGGACAGTCCCTCTGCTGCAGCAACAACCATTAATGCCTCCCAGGCAACCCCTACAGAGGATAATGTGGTTCCCACGGTGACCACCAATGGGCCATTGGTGCCTGTTGCCACAGCGATTCAGAATGGGGAGTGCGAGAGCCCTCTGGAGGGTAAGGCTGAGGATAGTATCCCGGGCTTAGCCCAGGCCAAAGAGCTGGCTGAGTCCTTAGCCGCGGAAGATGGATCCGTTATCG ACCCTAAAAGCCGTGAGGTTGTCCTCAACGCCTGCAAAGCCGTGGGTTCCATCAGCAACACCTCCTTCGACATCCGCTTCAACCCAGACATCTTTTCTCCAG GAGTTCGTTTCCCCGAGGACAGTGTGGATGACATTCAGAAACAGAAGCAGCTGTTGAAGGATGCTGCAGCCTTCCTGGTGTCCTGTCAGATCCCCTCTCTG GTGAAGGACTGTCTGGACCACAGTGCTCTGCCTATGGATGGAGCCACACTGACTGAGGCTCTGCACCAGAGGGGCATCAATGTGCGTTACCTAGGCAATGTGCTGGAGTTTGTGGACAAGACCCCAGCCAAGGCACAGCTGGAGCACTTCTAT AGAATAGGTATCAGCGAGTTGATCACCAGATGTGCGAAACATATCTTCAAGACATACCTCCAG GGTGTGGAGTTGTCGGCCCTCTCAGCCGCTGTCAGCCACTTCCTCAACTGCTTCCTGTCCTCCTTCCCTGATGCCGTGGCACACCTGCCTGCCGACGAGCTCGTGTCGCGCCGCAAGAACCGTAAACGCCGTAACCGAGTCCCGGGGGGAGGGGACAACACGGCGTGGGCCAGCCTGACACCCAGTGAGCTGTGGAAGAACATAGTCTCTGAGGCCCAGAGCTACTACAACTTCACTCTGCACTG CGAGAATGCTGACCAGGTAGTGGAGAAATACGCCCTTCAGAAGATCACCCTGCTCAGAGAAATCTCCATCAAAGCTGGCATCCAG ATCCTGATAAAGGAGTATAACTTTGACAGTCGCCACAAGCCTGCCTTCACAGAGGAGGACATCCTTAACATCTTCCCTGTGGTGAAGCACGTCAACCCCAAGGCCTCTGATGCCTTTCACTTCTTCCAGAGTGGACAGGCCAAGGTCCAGCAAG GTTACCTTAAGGAGGGCTGTGAGTTGATCAACGAGGCTTTGAACCTGTTCAACAACGTGTACGGGGCCATGCACGTGGAGATCTGTGCCTGCCTGCGTCTGCTGGCTCGCCTTAACTACATCATGGGAGACCACCATGAG GCTCTCAGTAACCAACAGAAGGCTGTCTTGATGAGTGAGAGGGTGCTGGGCGTCGAGCACCCCAACACTATCCAGGAATAT ATGCACTTGGCTCTGTACTGCTTTGCCAACGGTCAGCTGTCCACTGCCCTGAAGCTGCTGTATCGTGCCCGCTACCTCATGCTGATGGTGTGTGGGGAGGACCACCCTGAGATGGCGCTGCTAGAC AGTAACATTGGCCTGGTGCTGCATGGAGTAATGGAGTACGACCTGTCTCTGAGGTTCCTGGAGAACGCCTTGGCCATTAACTCCAAATACCACGGACCCCGCTCCCTCAAAGTAGCCCTCAG TCATCATCTGGTTGCGAGGGTTTACGAGAGCAAGGCGGAGTTCCGCTCTGCGCTCCAGCACGAAAAGGAGGGCTACACCATCTACAAAAACCAG GTGGGAGAGGCCCACGAGAAGACTAAAGAGAGCTCAGAGTACCTGAAGTACCTCACACAGCAGGCTGTGGCTTTGCAGAGAACCATGAACGAGATCTACAAGAACGGCTCCAATGCCAGCATCATGCCACTCAAG TTCACAGCACCCAGTATGGCCAGTGTTCTGGAACAGCTCAATATTATCAACGGCATCATCTTTATACCACTCAG CCAAAAGGACTTGGAGAACCTGAAGGCGGAGGTTCAGCGGCGGCAGCAGCTTCAGGAGTCAGGAAAAAGCTTGGAGGAGCTTACTGTGGATGGTCCACTAGAGCTGGAGGACAAAATGCCCATGGATGTTAATGTTGATTAA
- the LOC129822555 gene encoding clustered mitochondria protein homolog isoform X1, whose translation MVSKTDDIQASVPNCNVNTVDLAEGETPDHQETKAPNKDPCACGHSASTVVMNGGRAHYHSEEESKQDGGGDMDGGEDSNEQEVIVIQDTGFTVKIQAPGTEPFDLQVSPQEMVQEIHQVLMDREDTCHRTCFSLQLDGNVLDNFAELKSIEGLQEGSLLKVVEEPYTVREARIHVRHIRDLLKSLDPSDAYNGVDCNSLSFLSVFTDGDLGDSGKRKKKGSDLEQIDCTPPEHILPGSKERPLVPLQPQNKDWKVIMTPMQCLKVLTMSGWNPPPGNRKMHGDLMYLYMVTVEERHISITASTRGFYLNQSTTYTFNPKPANPSFLSHSLVELLSQISPAFKKNFTVLQKTRVQRHPFERIATPFQVYSWTAPQVDHTMDCVRAEDAYTSRLGYEEHIPGQTRDWNEELQTTRELARKNLPERLLRERAIFKVHSDFAAAATRGSMAVIDGNVMAINPGEETRMQMFIWNNIFFSLGFDVRDHYRELGGDAAAHAAPTNDLNGVRAYGAVDVEGLYTLGTVVVDYRGYRVTAQSIIPGILEREQEQSVIYGSIDFGKTVVSHGKYLELLERTSRPLKVQRHNVLNEKDESVELCSSVECKGIIGNDGRHYILDLLRTFPPDLNFLPVEGEELSPESVRHGFPRQHRHRLACLRQELIEAFVEHRYLLFMKMAALQLMQQKANKESKMATLTENSSPEAAVPALPSTENPDASAKSSETSTETLTDGKSDAVQIETTSTSDAPQPAATEATTIGAAPKAEQTTETDSPSAAATTINASQATPTEDNVVPTVTTNGPLVPVATAIQNGECESPLEGKAEDSIPGLAQAKELAESLAAEDGSVIDPKSREVVLNACKAVGSISNTSFDIRFNPDIFSPGVRFPEDSVDDIQKQKQLLKDAAAFLVSCQIPSLVKDCLDHSALPMDGATLTEALHQRGINVRYLGNVLEFVDKTPAKAQLEHFYRIGISELITRCAKHIFKTYLQTMYSISQGVELSALSAAVSHFLNCFLSSFPDAVAHLPADELVSRRKNRKRRNRVPGGGDNTAWASLTPSELWKNIVSEAQSYYNFTLHCENADQVVEKYALQKITLLREISIKAGIQILIKEYNFDSRHKPAFTEEDILNIFPVVKHVNPKASDAFHFFQSGQAKVQQGYLKEGCELINEALNLFNNVYGAMHVEICACLRLLARLNYIMGDHHEALSNQQKAVLMSERVLGVEHPNTIQEYMHLALYCFANGQLSTALKLLYRARYLMLMVCGEDHPEMALLDSNIGLVLHGVMEYDLSLRFLENALAINSKYHGPRSLKVALSHHLVARVYESKAEFRSALQHEKEGYTIYKNQVGEAHEKTKESSEYLKYLTQQAVALQRTMNEIYKNGSNASIMPLKFTAPSMASVLEQLNIINGIIFIPLSQKDLENLKAEVQRRQQLQESGKSLEELTVDGPLELEDKMPMDVNVD comes from the exons ATGGTGAGCAAGACGGATGACATCCAGGCGTCAGTACCCAACTGTAATGTTAACACAGTTGATCTTGCAGAAGGAGAGACGCCAGACCACCAAGAGACCAAGGCACCAAACAAGGATCCTTGTGCGTGTG GGCACAGTGCAAGCACAGTGGTGATGAATGGGGGCAGGGCCCACTATCATTCGGAGGAGGAGTCCAAGCAGGATGGGGGTGGTGACATGGACGGTGGGGAGGATTCTAACGAACAGGAAGTGATTGTGATTCAGGATACAGGTTTCACCGTGAAAATCCAGGCACCCGGGACGGAGCCTTTTGACCTCCAG GTTTCACCCCAGGAGATGGTGCAGGAGATCCACCAGGTGTTGATGGACCGTGAGGACACCTGTCATCGTACCTGTTTCTCCCTGCAGCTGGACGGCAACGTGCTGGATAACTTTGCTGAGCTCAAATCCATCGAGGGCCTGCAGGAGGGCTCCCTTCTCAAAGTAGTGGAAG AGCCCTACACAGTGCGCGAGGCCCGTATCCATGTGCGTCATATCAGAGACCTGCTGAAAAGCCTGGACCCATCTGATGCCTACAATGGAGTGGACTgcaactctctctccttcctcagtGTCTTCACCGACGGGGACCtaggag ACAGTGGTAAGCGGAAGAAGAAGGGCAGTGATCTGGAGCAGATAGACTGTACCCCTCCAGAACACATCCTACCTGGCAGCAAAGAACGCCCCCTGGTGCCCCTCCAGCCACAGAACAAGGACTGGAAGGTAATAATGACG CCCATGCAGTGCCTGAAGGTCCTGACTATGAGTGGCTGGAACCCCCCCCCTGGCAACAGGAAGATGCATGGTGATCTGATGTACCTGTATATGGTGACTGTTGAGGAGAGACACATCAGTATCACCGCCTCCACACGTGGCTTCTACCTCAACCA GTCGACCACCTACACCTTCAACCCCAAGCCAGCCAACCCCAGCTTCCTGAGCCACTCGTTGGTTGAGCTGCTGAGCCAGATTAGCCCTGCCTTCAAGAAGAACTTCACTGTCCTGCAGAAGACAAG GGTCCAGCGGCATCCGTTTGAAAGGATAGCCACACCCTTCCAGGTGTACAGTTGGACCGCCCCCCAGGTGGACCACACCATGGACTGTGTCAGAGCTGAGGACGCTTACACCTCCCGTCTAGGCTACGAGGAACACATACCTGGACAG ACGCGAGACTGGAATGAGGAGTTGCAGACGACCAGAGAGCTGGCCCGGAAGAACCTGCCTGAACGCCTGCTGAGAGAGAGGGCCATCTTCAAG gtcCACAGTGACTTTGCGGCTGCTGCCACTCGCGGTTCCATGGCGGTGATCGACGGCAACGTGATGGCCATCAATCCTGGTGAGGAGACGCGTATGCAGATGTTTATCTGGAACAACATCTTTTTCTCTCTGGGCTTCGACGTCCGCGACCACTACCGTGAGCTGGGCGGAGACGCTGCTGCGCACGCTGCACCCACCAATGACCTCAACGGTGTCCGGGCTTATGGGGCCGTAGACGTGGAGGGGCTGTACACCCTGGGGACAGTGGTGGTGGATTATCGTGGTTACCGTGTCACGGCCCAGTCGATCATCCCtggcattctggagagagagcaggagcagAGCGTTATCTACGGGTCTATCGACTTTGGGAAGACAGTGGTGTCTCATGGGAAGTACCTGGAGCTTCTGGAGAGGACCAGTCGACCACTCAAG GTCCAGAGACACAATGTGCTGAATGAGAAGGATGAGTCCGTGGAGCTGTGTTCCTCTGTTGAGTGTAAGGGCATAATTGGCAACGATGGACGCCACTACATCCTGGACCTTCTGAGGACTTTCCCCCCCGACCTGAACTTCCTGCCTGTGGAAGGAGAGGAGCTTTCCCCTGAGAGTGTGCGGCATGGTTTCCCCCGCCAGCACCGCCACCGTCTGGCCTGCCTCCGACAGGAGCTCATTGAGGCCTTTGTCGAGCACAG ATACCTCCTCTTCATGAAGATGGCAGCACTCCAGCTGATGCAGCAGAAAGCTAACAAGGAGAGCAAGATGGCCACCCTGACAGAGAATAGCAGCCCTGAGGCAGCCGTTCCAGCCCTGCCCTCCACGGAGAACCCTGATGCTTCAGCCAAGTCCTCAGAAACTTCCACAGAAACCCTCACTGACGGCAAGTCAGACGCAGTCCAGATAGAGACCACCTCCACCTCTGATGCCCCTCAGCCAGCAGCAACAGAAGCCACCACCATAGGAGCAGCCCCCAAGGCAGAACAAACAACAGAAACGGACAGTCCCTCTGCTGCAGCAACAACCATTAATGCCTCCCAGGCAACCCCTACAGAGGATAATGTGGTTCCCACGGTGACCACCAATGGGCCATTGGTGCCTGTTGCCACAGCGATTCAGAATGGGGAGTGCGAGAGCCCTCTGGAGGGTAAGGCTGAGGATAGTATCCCGGGCTTAGCCCAGGCCAAAGAGCTGGCTGAGTCCTTAGCCGCGGAAGATGGATCCGTTATCG ACCCTAAAAGCCGTGAGGTTGTCCTCAACGCCTGCAAAGCCGTGGGTTCCATCAGCAACACCTCCTTCGACATCCGCTTCAACCCAGACATCTTTTCTCCAG GAGTTCGTTTCCCCGAGGACAGTGTGGATGACATTCAGAAACAGAAGCAGCTGTTGAAGGATGCTGCAGCCTTCCTGGTGTCCTGTCAGATCCCCTCTCTG GTGAAGGACTGTCTGGACCACAGTGCTCTGCCTATGGATGGAGCCACACTGACTGAGGCTCTGCACCAGAGGGGCATCAATGTGCGTTACCTAGGCAATGTGCTGGAGTTTGTGGACAAGACCCCAGCCAAGGCACAGCTGGAGCACTTCTAT AGAATAGGTATCAGCGAGTTGATCACCAGATGTGCGAAACATATCTTCAAGACATACCTCCAG ACTATGTACTCCATCTCCCAGGGTGTGGAGTTGTCGGCCCTCTCAGCCGCTGTCAGCCACTTCCTCAACTGCTTCCTGTCCTCCTTCCCTGATGCCGTGGCACACCTGCCTGCCGACGAGCTCGTGTCGCGCCGCAAGAACCGTAAACGCCGTAACCGAGTCCCGGGGGGAGGGGACAACACGGCGTGGGCCAGCCTGACACCCAGTGAGCTGTGGAAGAACATAGTCTCTGAGGCCCAGAGCTACTACAACTTCACTCTGCACTG CGAGAATGCTGACCAGGTAGTGGAGAAATACGCCCTTCAGAAGATCACCCTGCTCAGAGAAATCTCCATCAAAGCTGGCATCCAG ATCCTGATAAAGGAGTATAACTTTGACAGTCGCCACAAGCCTGCCTTCACAGAGGAGGACATCCTTAACATCTTCCCTGTGGTGAAGCACGTCAACCCCAAGGCCTCTGATGCCTTTCACTTCTTCCAGAGTGGACAGGCCAAGGTCCAGCAAG GTTACCTTAAGGAGGGCTGTGAGTTGATCAACGAGGCTTTGAACCTGTTCAACAACGTGTACGGGGCCATGCACGTGGAGATCTGTGCCTGCCTGCGTCTGCTGGCTCGCCTTAACTACATCATGGGAGACCACCATGAG GCTCTCAGTAACCAACAGAAGGCTGTCTTGATGAGTGAGAGGGTGCTGGGCGTCGAGCACCCCAACACTATCCAGGAATAT ATGCACTTGGCTCTGTACTGCTTTGCCAACGGTCAGCTGTCCACTGCCCTGAAGCTGCTGTATCGTGCCCGCTACCTCATGCTGATGGTGTGTGGGGAGGACCACCCTGAGATGGCGCTGCTAGAC AGTAACATTGGCCTGGTGCTGCATGGAGTAATGGAGTACGACCTGTCTCTGAGGTTCCTGGAGAACGCCTTGGCCATTAACTCCAAATACCACGGACCCCGCTCCCTCAAAGTAGCCCTCAG TCATCATCTGGTTGCGAGGGTTTACGAGAGCAAGGCGGAGTTCCGCTCTGCGCTCCAGCACGAAAAGGAGGGCTACACCATCTACAAAAACCAG GTGGGAGAGGCCCACGAGAAGACTAAAGAGAGCTCAGAGTACCTGAAGTACCTCACACAGCAGGCTGTGGCTTTGCAGAGAACCATGAACGAGATCTACAAGAACGGCTCCAATGCCAGCATCATGCCACTCAAG TTCACAGCACCCAGTATGGCCAGTGTTCTGGAACAGCTCAATATTATCAACGGCATCATCTTTATACCACTCAG CCAAAAGGACTTGGAGAACCTGAAGGCGGAGGTTCAGCGGCGGCAGCAGCTTCAGGAGTCAGGAAAAAGCTTGGAGGAGCTTACTGTGGATGGTCCACTAGAGCTGGAGGACAAAATGCCCATGGATGTTAATGTTGATTAA